Proteins encoded by one window of Deinococcus metalli:
- a CDS encoding DUF4357 domain-containing protein yields the protein MTEHAASAPPASATPPLFELVSAGVRASGFPQGKGFVVRAGSHARAEATPSFAGHNYFALRSSLISEGRLAKTDHLGRLTYTQDVVFDSVSAAAAVTLGRAQSGQVAWKEQITGQSYGDWRAGKAPGPVFQGLNTEPTFEWPPFFKALARKLLEFHELERHPALIRLLRQAEISVGHDESEELAIIDPFTFFSLVLKHKTDSRVHELFTFIGDKLGISEPAPASLTGVPWSNPMNAWFFPYRSKRKPDDLPTLWALARQAVDGTLEGPTFERALDIQQVGLPKLTQGLFWLNPDAFLPLNGIVVPYLDELGVSGATEVKTLADYEQVLEQARDLSPDFPALSYAAWVAAQEEGEVILPTDGATPEVKFRAPPGVPLNQILYGPPGTGKTYSVIDEALKILEPSFASSHSEKNQREARKARYDELAAEGRVTFMTFHQSFGYEDFIEGLKPVMKSGALAYELEDGLFLRAVRQAGGAVGDEEAEGTLRAHVLIIDEINRGNVSKVFGELITLLEEGKRAGAAEALTVQLPLSKRRLSVPQSLYVIGTMNTADRSLTQMDAALRRRFTFSAVWPDPSLLPKALEVEGGTLNLQAFLGTLNERIEERLSRDQMIGHAYLLGVQPTLEQVAGALRHKILPLLEEYFFEDWNSIREVLGDDQKTEQADQFIHVSGTGDGTGQRRRYTYNEEAFGRLSAFQGVYIQP from the coding sequence GTGCACCACCGGCAAGCGCCACGCCGCCTCTTTTTGAGCTGGTCAGCGCAGGCGTGCGGGCCAGCGGGTTCCCACAGGGCAAGGGGTTCGTGGTGCGGGCGGGCAGTCATGCGCGGGCAGAGGCCACCCCGTCGTTCGCCGGGCACAACTACTTCGCGCTGCGCAGCTCACTGATCAGTGAAGGCCGCCTGGCCAAGACCGATCATCTGGGGCGGCTGACCTACACGCAGGACGTGGTGTTCGACTCGGTGAGTGCGGCAGCAGCCGTGACACTGGGCCGCGCACAGAGTGGGCAGGTGGCCTGGAAGGAACAGATCACCGGGCAGAGCTACGGCGACTGGAGGGCAGGCAAAGCGCCGGGGCCGGTGTTCCAGGGTTTAAATACGGAGCCAACCTTCGAGTGGCCACCTTTCTTCAAGGCATTGGCCCGCAAGCTGCTGGAATTTCACGAGCTTGAGCGTCATCCGGCCTTGATCCGTCTGCTTCGTCAGGCCGAGATCTCCGTTGGTCACGACGAGAGCGAGGAACTGGCGATCATCGACCCATTTACCTTTTTCTCGCTCGTACTCAAGCACAAGACGGACTCGCGGGTGCACGAGCTGTTCACGTTTATTGGGGACAAGCTGGGCATTTCTGAGCCCGCACCGGCCAGTCTGACCGGCGTGCCCTGGAGCAACCCCATGAACGCCTGGTTCTTTCCATACCGCAGCAAGCGGAAACCGGACGACCTGCCGACCCTCTGGGCACTGGCCCGGCAGGCGGTCGACGGCACGCTGGAAGGGCCAACCTTTGAGCGTGCGCTGGACATCCAACAGGTGGGGTTGCCCAAGCTGACGCAGGGACTGTTCTGGCTGAACCCCGACGCTTTCTTGCCGCTCAACGGCATTGTCGTGCCGTACCTGGACGAGTTGGGTGTCAGCGGCGCGACCGAGGTCAAGACGCTGGCCGACTACGAACAGGTTCTGGAACAGGCCCGCGACCTGTCACCGGACTTCCCGGCGCTGTCCTACGCCGCGTGGGTGGCCGCGCAGGAGGAAGGCGAGGTGATCCTCCCCACGGACGGAGCCACGCCAGAGGTGAAGTTCCGCGCTCCGCCCGGTGTGCCGCTGAACCAGATCCTGTACGGCCCGCCCGGCACCGGCAAGACCTACTCAGTCATCGACGAGGCGCTCAAGATTCTGGAGCCGTCGTTCGCCTCCTCGCACAGCGAGAAGAACCAGCGTGAGGCTCGCAAGGCCCGCTACGACGAGCTGGCCGCCGAAGGCCGGGTCACCTTTATGACGTTCCATCAGTCATTCGGCTACGAGGACTTCATCGAGGGCCTCAAGCCAGTTATGAAAAGTGGCGCCTTGGCCTACGAGCTGGAAGACGGCCTGTTCCTTCGGGCCGTGCGGCAGGCCGGCGGCGCGGTCGGTGACGAGGAAGCCGAAGGTACCCTGCGGGCCCACGTGCTGATCATCGACGAGATCAACCGGGGGAACGTCTCCAAGGTGTTCGGAGAACTGATCACGCTGCTGGAAGAGGGTAAGCGCGCCGGGGCCGCCGAAGCGCTCACTGTGCAGCTGCCGCTCAGTAAGCGCCGCCTCAGCGTGCCGCAGAGCCTCTACGTGATCGGCACCATGAATACGGCAGACCGCAGCCTGACGCAGATGGACGCGGCCCTGCGGCGGCGCTTCACCTTCAGCGCTGTCTGGCCCGACCCCAGTCTGCTGCCCAAAGCTCTGGAAGTGGAGGGCGGCACGCTGAACCTCCAGGCGTTTTTGGGCACCCTCAACGAACGCATCGAGGAGCGCCTGAGCCGCGACCAGATGATCGGGCACGCCTACCTGCTGGGCGTCCAGCCCACACTAGAACAGGTGGCGGGTGCCCTGCGCCACAAGATTCTGCCCCTGCTGGAGGAATACTTCTTCGAGGACTGGAACAGCATCCGCGAGGTGCTGGGAGACGACCAGAAGACCGAGCAGGCCGACCAGTTCATCCATGTCAGCGGCACTGGTGACGGCACGGGCCAGCGCCGCCGCTACACCTACAACGAGGAAGCCTTCGGGCGGTTGAGCGCCTTCCAGGGCGTCTACATCCAGCCATGA